One Candidatus Aminicenantes bacterium genomic window, ACCGGGGTGGAGGATGTCGAGTTGGCCGTTTCAGCGATGAAGCTGGGCGCATTCGACTACCTGACCAAGCCGGTCGACAACGACCAGCTCCTGAATATCATCACCACTCTCCTCGAAAGCCGGAAAGTCCGCGAAGCGGCCTCGGTGGAGACCACCGTTTCCCTGGACCAGCTGAAATTCCAGGACGCCTTCAAGGACATCATCACCCAAAATGATGAAATGATCAGGATATTCCAGATGGTCGAAAAAATGGCCCAGCCCGACAACAGCATTCTGATCTGGGGCGAAAGCGGCACCGGCAAGGAACTGATCGCCAAGGCCATCCACCGCATCAGCAAGCGCCGCGACGAGAATTTTGTCGCCGTGAACGCAGGGATCTTCGCCAACGAGTTGTTCGCCTCGGAATTTTTCGGCCATAACAAGGGCGCTTTTACCGGGGCCAGTTCCGCCAAGAAGGGGTTCCTGGAAGAAGCGGACAGGGGCACCCTGTTCCTCGACGAAATCGGCGAGCTGGCGCTGCCCATCCAGGTGAAACTGCTGAGGGTCCTCCAGGAAGGGGAATTCTTCCGCTTGGGATCGACCAAGAACCAGAAGGTCGATGTGCGTATCATCGCCGCCACCAACAAGGACTTATTGAGCGAAATGAAGAAAGGCAATTTCCGCAAGGACCTGTTTTATCGCCTGAACATGAGCTCGGTTTATCTGCCGCCGTTGCGCGAGCGCAAGGGGGATATCCCGCTGCTCTGCCAGCATTTCCTGAAGAAATTCTGCGAACAGAATCAGAAAAGCATCCAGAAAATATCGGAAGCAGCCATGCGCTTGCTCAATCACTACGATTATCCGGGAAATGTCCGCGAACTGATGAATATCGTCAACAGCGCCATTATCATCGAAAATGGACCCGAACTGAATAAAAAATCCTTTCCCCATTATTTCCTGGAGAATCCCGGCGTCCAGGATGCCACTGTCAACGGCCAGCCCATGCTGACCCTGAGTGAAATAGAAAAAGAGCAGATCAAAAAGGTCCTCGCCCACACCAAGGGCAACAAGAGCCAGGCGGCGAAAATACTGGGAATATCCCGGGTCAACCTGCTGGCGAAAATCAAAAAATACCAGCTTCTCCCTTAGCGGGCCAGCCGGCGGTCGCCTTATTTTCTTTTATCGAGAGCGGCGATGATCTCCATGTATTTGGCCTCGATGACTGGCCACGAATAATTCGCCTGAAAGAATTTTTTACCGTTCGCGCCGAGCCGCCCGCGCAATTTTCCATCCTCCTGCAAGATCAGGAAAGCCTCCTTGAATTCATCGTAATTGCTGTACCACAGCCCGGCGTTGCTGCGCCGGCACTGGCCGCGCAGCACCTCGGTCCGACCGTTGGCCAGGACCGGCTTGCCGAGAGCCCAAGCCTCCAGGGTCACCATGGACAGCGATTCAAACTGCGATGGGATGATCAGAAATTCGCCCCCTTTCAACAAATCAAATTTTTCCCGGTCGTTGCGGAAGCCGAGAGGGCGGATGCGGGGATGTTCGGGAACGGCGATCAGCGCTTTGCCGACCAGAAGCAAGTCCAGGACATTTTTTTTCTCGTCAAGCAACCGGAGGTAGAAGCGCAGCAGCTCCGGCATGCCCTTGTTTTCATCCAGGCGGCCGATATAAAGCGCGTATTTGCCGACGATGCCCAGTTCGCGGCGGATGCCCTCGGGGTCAAAGCGCGCCGGAATTTCGGAGCCGACACCAACCACGTCACCATAG contains:
- a CDS encoding sigma-54 dependent transcriptional regulator; translation: MKKILAIDDDQAVLNYLNIMLLQTGAYEVATLVNSSKAFHELKSNNYDLLLLDMDMPDISGLDILKYIKEKNIDIETIVLTGVEDVELAVSAMKLGAFDYLTKPVDNDQLLNIITTLLESRKVREAASVETTVSLDQLKFQDAFKDIITQNDEMIRIFQMVEKMAQPDNSILIWGESGTGKELIAKAIHRISKRRDENFVAVNAGIFANELFASEFFGHNKGAFTGASSAKKGFLEEADRGTLFLDEIGELALPIQVKLLRVLQEGEFFRLGSTKNQKVDVRIIAATNKDLLSEMKKGNFRKDLFYRLNMSSVYLPPLRERKGDIPLLCQHFLKKFCEQNQKSIQKISEAAMRLLNHYDYPGNVRELMNIVNSAIIIENGPELNKKSFPHYFLENPGVQDATVNGQPMLTLSEIEKEQIKKVLAHTKGNKSQAAKILGISRVNLLAKIKKYQLLP
- a CDS encoding glycosyltransferase family 4 protein; its protein translation is MSSKIAIVVQRYGLEISGGAEYHARLIAEKLARYFTVEVFTTTAYDYITWDHFYEKQLETLNGIVVNRFRVDKPRDPQAFGQIQNVVFNEEHSPADELRWLEEEGPLVPGLIQELERREGEFAYFIFFSYRYYHSYWGVKRLAGKAILVPTAEHDQVVYLNLFKEYFNLPAAIVYNSPEEKELLNRVSGNSVVYGDVVGVGSEIPARFDPEGIRRELGIVGKYALYIGRLDENKGMPELLRFYLRLLDEKKNVLDLLLVGKALIAVPEHPRIRPLGFRNDREKFDLLKGGEFLIIPSQFESLSMVTLEAWALGKPVLANGRTEVLRGQCRRSNAGLWYSNYDEFKEAFLILQEDGKLRGRLGANGKKFFQANYSWPVIEAKYMEIIAALDKRK